TGCTCACGTATCTGGATATGTTGAGATTGAAACCGTTCTTTTCAATCTCTTCCATTGACACGCAGCGAGAATATTTCTTATCCTCTTCCCTGCGGAATTGATAGGTATCAACAATTTTGTCTATATGCTCTGGCAAAAGAGCATTTTGCCGTTTTCCTTTTTTGAAATACTCGCTCGCATTAATAAATAACACGTCATCAGGTTTCTT
This portion of the Acidaminococcales bacterium genome encodes:
- a CDS encoding SAM-dependent methyltransferase produces the protein KKPDDVLFINASEYFKKGKRQNALLPEHIDKIVDTYQFRREEDKKYSRCVSMEEIEKNGFNLNISRYVSTAMEEEIVELADVKRNLDETEEAIKKAKAEHNQFLRELGLPELP